From the genome of Anopheles merus strain MAF chromosome X, AmerM5.1, whole genome shotgun sequence, one region includes:
- the LOC121588725 gene encoding autotransporter adhesin BpaC-like isoform X20, protein MRSLTNPGGLALLVLLALSFSANVVQSYRAKMTSRVCFSNIANFTGNTAIGLCSHSVLQTLRVGANGTIAYVTTATTPQSTVLRLLPTYCNRRLAYPYLEPYLAIVGSGTEGPVATILANPTIRANYIRALITFMKSYPRCVGLYIDFSNLATSQAAGYAAFMQALFQAAGTASLKLASALPWEADRYADVYYSVTLRSLSFNVLRTYDEFYSSLTTVVRPLNPLVAMAAPFNATTKTISYNLYRWIIKGLNPSNIILGMSMYARAYTVTKVSQFGATGTASASVVSYCDALLFSTKFGLQTSSSGESVSSSSSMAYVFTSFQSAELKLNFAVSNNLAGVALFSLNTAGTNAELLRYVTSIIAPTPPTGFQYPVASYPTCGVSITFPSLVAITTQPTASTAAGGGTTRAGGVTTVAPGGDTTAAGGGTTAAGGGSTAAGGGSTAAGGGTTAAGGGSTAAGGGTTVAGGGSTAAGGGSTASGGGTTAAGGGSTAAGGGSTAAGGGTTAAGGGSTAAGGGSTAAGGGSTAAGGGTTIAGGGSTAAGGGTTAAGGGSTAAGGGTTAAGGGSTAAGGGSTAAGGGTTIAGGGSTAAGGGSTAAGGGTTIAGGGSTAAGGGSTAAGGGSTAAGGGTTAAGGGSTAAGGGTTVDGGGSTAAGGGSTAAGGGSTAAGGGSTAAGGGSTAAGGGSTAAGGGSTAAGGGSTAAGGGTTAAGGGSTAAGGGSTAAGGGSTAAGGGSTAAGGGSTAAGGGSTAAGGGSTAAGGGSTAVGGGTTAAGGGSTAAGGGSTAAGGGSTAAGGGTTAAGGGSTVAGGGSTAAGGGSTAAGGGSTAAGEGSTVAGGGSTAAGGGSTAAGGGTTAAGGGSTAAGGGTTIAGGGSTAAGGGSTAAGGGSTAAGGGSTAAGGGSTAAGGGSTAAGGGSTAAGGGSTAAGGGSTAAGGGTTAAGGGSTAAGGGSTAAGGGSTAAGGGTTAAGGGSTAAGGGSTAAGGGSTASGGGTTAAGGGSTAAGGGSTAAGGGSTAAGGGSTVAGGGSTAAGGGSTAAGGGTTAAGGGSTAAGGGSTAAGGGTTAAGGGSTDAGGGSTAAGGGSTAAGGGSTAAGGGSTAAGGGSTSAGGGSTAAGGGTTIAGGGSTAVGGGSTAAGGGSTAAGGGTTAAGGGSTAAGGGSTAAGGGSTAAGGGSTAAGGGSTAAGGGSTAAGGGSTAAGGGTTAAGGGSTAAGGGTTAAGGGSTAAGGGSTAAGGGSTAAGGGSTAAGGGSTAAGGGTTAAGGGSTAAGGGSTAAGGGSTAAGGGSTAAGGGSTAVGGGTTAAGGGSTAAGGGSTAAGGGSTAAGGGTTSAPQPAVVCGITVRSQYGGLVSSFCDSVLEINLYIQSGSACGVVV, encoded by the exons ATGCGATCCTTGACCAACCCAGGGGGGCTGGCGCTGCTAGTGTTGTTAGCACTATCGTTTAGCG CCAACGTCGTCCAATCTTATAGAGCGAAAATGA CATCGAGAGTATGCTTCTCCAACATCGCCAACTTCACTGGAAATACTGCGATCGGGCTATGCTCGCACTCAGTGTTGCAAACGCTCAGGGTGGGCGCGAACGGCACGATCGCGTACGTTACGACTGCCACAACGCCTCAGTCAACCGTGCTCA GACTGCTTCCGACCTACTGCAACCGAAGGCTGGCGTATCCGTACCTCGAACCGTACCTGGCTATAGTCGGGTCCGGTACGGAAGGACCAGTTGCTACCATCCTAGCGAATCCGACGATTCGAGCGAACTACATCCGGGCGCTGATCACGTTCATGAAGTCCTACCCGCGCTGCGTCGGActatatatcgacttcagcAACCTCGCCACATCGCAGGCG GCCGGTTATGCCGCGTTCATGCAGGCCCTGTTCCAGGCGGCTGGTACAGCTTCGCTCAAGCTGGCCTCAGCGCTGCCCTGGGAGGCAGATCGGTACGCCGATGTCTACTACAGCGTCACTTTAAGAAGCTTATCGTTTAACGTGCTGCGCACGTACGATGAATTCTACTCATCGCTTACAACGGTCGTACGGCCGCTGAACCCGCTAGTTGCTATGGCCGCACCGTTTAACGCCACGACGAAAACTATC TCGTACAACCTGTACCGGTGGATAATCAAGGGACTGAACCCGAGCAACATCATACTCGGCATGTCGATGTATGCTCGCGCATATACTGTGACAAAAGTTAGCCAGTTCGGTGCTACGGGAACGGCTAGCGCTTCGGTGGTATCATACTGCGAT GCACTTCTTTTCTCGACCAAGTTTGGACTGCAAACGAGCAGCTCTGGAGAGAGTGTATCCTCTAGCAGCAGTATGGCTTACGTATTCACTTCATTTCAATCGGCTGAGCTCAAGCTGAACTTTGCAGTGTCTAATAATTTGGCTGGTGTTGCACTGTTCTCATTGAACACTGCCGGCACCAATGCAGAGCTGCTGCGTTACGTGACGAGTATTATTGCACCGACGCCACCAACAGGTTTCCAATATCCTGTGGCGTCGTATCCTACATGCGGCGTTTCGATTACATTCCCATCGTTGGTGGCTATAACTACACAACCAACAGCCTCCACAGCAGCGGGTGGCGGTACCACTCGAGCTGGAGGAGTTACCACGGTTGCGCCAGGAGGAGACACCACGGCTGCTGGAGGTGGAACTACAGCCGCTGGAGGAGGTTCAACAGCCGCTGGAGGAGGTTCAACAGCCGCTGGAGGTGGAACTACagccgctggaggaggatcAACAGCCGCTGGAGGAGGAACTACTGTCGCTGGAGGAGGTTCAACTGCCGCTGGAGGAGGTTCGACTGCATCAGGGGGTGGAACTACAGCCGCTGGAGGAG GTTCGACTgccgctggaggaggatcaacagccgctggaggaggaactacagccgctggaggaggatcaacagccgctggaggaggatcaacagccgctggaggaggatcaactgctgctggaggaggaACGACTATCGCAGGAGGAGGTTCAACTGCCGCTGGAGGTGGAACTACAGCCGCCGGTGGTGGTTCTACAGCCGCCGGAGGAGGAACTACagccgctggaggaggatcaacagccgctggaggaggttcgactgctgctggaggaggaACTACTATCGCTGGAGGAGGATCAACAGCCGCTGGAGGAGGCTCaactgctgctggaggaggaACTACTATCGCTGGAGGAGGATCAACAGCCGCTGGAGGAGGCTCaactgctgctggaggaggttcgactgctgctggaggaggaaccacagccgctggaggaggatcCACAGCTGCTGGAGGAGGAACTACTGTCGATGGAGGAGGTTCaactgctgctggaggaggctcgactgctgctggaggaggatcaacagccgctggaggaggctcgactgctgctggaggaggatcaacagccgctggaggaggctcaacagccgctggaggaggatcAACAGCCGCTGGTGGAGGTTCgactgctgctggaggaggaactacagccgctggaggaggctcaactgctgctggaggaggatcaacagccgctggaggaggatcaacagctgctggaggaggctcaacagccgctggaggaggatcAACAGCCGCTGGAGGAGGCTCAACTGCAGCTGGAGGAGGCTCAACAGCCGCTGGAGGAGGCTCGACTGCAGTTGGAGGAGGAACTACAGCCGCTGGAGGAG gatcaacagccgctggaggaggatcAACAGCCGCTGGAGGAG GATCaactgctgctggaggaggaactacagccgctggaggaggatcAACAGTCGCTGGAGGAGGCTCGACTGCCGCTGGAGGAGGCTCCACagccgctggaggaggatcAACAGCCGCTGGTGAAGGATCAACAGTCGCTGGAGGAGGATCCACAGCCGCTGGAGGAGGCTCTACAGCTGCTGGAGGTGGAACTACagccgctggaggaggatcCACAGCCGCTGGAGGAGGAACTACTATCGCTGGAGGAGGATCAACAGCCGCTGGAGGAGGCTCgactgctgctggaggaggctcgactgctgctggaggaggctcgactgctgctggaggaggtTCGACTGCAGCTGGAGGAGGCTCaactgctgctggaggaggatCTACAGCCGCTGGAGGAGGCTCGACTGCAGCAGGAGGGGGCTCAACtgcagcaggaggaggaactacagccgctggaggaggctcaactgctgctggaggaggctcaactgctgctggaggaggatcaacagccgctggaggaggaactacagccgctggaggaggatcaacagccgctggaggaggatcAACAGCCGCTGGAGGAGGCTCGACTGCATCAGGGGGTGGAACTACTgccgctggaggaggatcaacagccgctggaggaggctcaacagccgctggaggaggatcaacagccgctggaggaggatcAACAGTCGCAGGAGGAGGATCAACAGCCGCTGGAGGAGGCTCAACAGCCGCTGGAGGTGGAACTACagccgctggaggaggatcCACAGCCGCTGGAGGAGGCTCGACtgcagcaggaggaggaaCTACAGCAGCTGGGGGAGGCTCAACTGATGCTGGAGGAGGCTCgactgctgctggaggaggatCAACAGCCGCTGGAGGTGGCTCgactgctgctggaggaggatcaactgctgctggaggaggcTCGACTTCCGCTGGAGGAGGATCAACAGCCGCTGGAGGAGGAACTACTATCGCTGGAGGAGGATCAACAGCCGTTGGAGGAGGATCAACAGCCGCTGGAGGAGGCTCAACtgcagcaggaggaggaactacagccgctggaggaggctcaactgctgctggaggaggatcaactgctgctggaggaggatCAACAGCCGCTGGAGGAGGCTCGACTgccgctggaggaggatcAACAGCCGCTGGAGGAGGTTCGACTGCCGCTGGAGGAGGCTCAACtgcagcaggaggaggaactacagccgctggaggaggatcaacagccgctggaggaggaactacagccgctggaggaggctcaactgctgctggaggaggctcaactgctgctggaggaggatCAACAGCTGCTGGAGGAGGTTCTACAGCCGCTGGAGGAGGCTCaactgctgctggaggaggaACTACTgccgctggaggaggatcAACAGCCGCTGGAGGAGGTTCAACTgccgctggaggaggatcAACAGCTGCTGGAGGAGGATCAACAGCCGCTGGAGGAGGCTCGACTGCTGTTGGAGGAGGAACTACagccgctggaggaggatcAACAGCCGCCGGAGGAGGATCAACAGCCGCTGGTGGAGGATCAACAGCCGCTGGTGGAGGCACCACGTCTGCACCACAACCTGCTGTTGTCTGCGGCATTACTGTGCGGTCGCAGTACGGAGGTCTTgtcagcagtttttgtgattCTGTTTTAGAGATCAACCTGTACATTCAATCTGGAAGTGCGTGTGGGGTTGTAGTGTAA
- the LOC121588725 gene encoding autotransporter adhesin BpaC-like isoform X25 has product MRSLTNPGGLALLVLLALSFSANVVQSYRAKMTSRVCFSNIANFTGNTAIGLCSHSVLQTLRVGANGTIAYVTTATTPQSTVLRLLPTYCNRRLAYPYLEPYLAIVGSGTEGPVATILANPTIRANYIRALITFMKSYPRCVGLYIDFSNLATSQAAGYAAFMQALFQAAGTASLKLASALPWEADRYADVYYSVTLRSLSFNVLRTYDEFYSSLTTVVRPLNPLVAMAAPFNATTKTISYNLYRWIIKGLNPSNIILGMSMYARAYTVTKVSQFGATGTASASVVSYCDALLFSTKFGLQTSSSGESVSSSSSMAYVFTSFQSAELKLNFAVSNNLAGVALFSLNTAGTNAELLRYVTSIIAPTPPTGFQYPVASYPTCGVSITFPSLVAITTQPTASTAAGGGTTRAGGVTTVAPGGDTTAAGGGTTAAGGGSTAAGGGSTAAGGGTTAAGGGSTAAGGGTTVAGGGSTAAGGGSTASGGGTTAAGGGSTAAGGGSTAAGGGTTAAGGGSTAAGGGSTAAGGGSTAAGGGTTIAGGGSTAAGGGTTAAGGGSTAAGGGTTAAGGGSTAAGGGSTAAGGGTTIAGGGSTAAGGGSTAAGGGTTIAGGGSTAAGGGSTAAGGGSTAAGGGTTAAGGGSTAAGGGTTVDGGGSTAAGGGSTAAGGGSTAAGGGSTAAGGGSTAAGGGSTAAGGGSTAAGGGSTAAGGGTTAAGGGSTAAGGGSTAAGGGSTAAGGGSTAAGGGSTAAGGGSTAAGGGSTAAGGGSTAVGGGTTAAGGGSTAAGGGSTAAGGGSTAAGGGTTAAGGGSTAAGGGSTAAGGGSTAAGGGSTAAGGGSTAAGGGTTAAGGGTTAAGGGSTAAGGGSTAAGGGSTAAGGGTTAAGGGSTAAGGGSTAAGGGSTASGGGTTAAGGGSTAAGGGSTAAGGGSTAAGGGSTVAGGGSTAAGGGSTAAGGGTTAAGGGSTAAGGGSTAAGGGTTAAGGGSTDAGGGSTAAGGGSTAAGGGSTAAGGGSTAAGGGSTSAGGGSTAAGGGTTIAGGGSTAVGGGSTAAGGGSTAAGGGTTAAGGGSTAAGGGSTAAGGGSTAAGGGSTAAGGGSTAAGGGSTAAGGGSTAAGGGTTAAGGGSTAAGGGTTAAGGGSTAAGGGSTAAGGGSTAAGGGSTAAGGGSTAAGGGTTAAGGGSTAAGGGSTAAGGGSTAAGGGSTAAGGGSTAVGGGTTAAGGGSTAAGGGSTAAGGGSTAAGGGTTSAPQPAVVCGITVRSQYGGLVSSFCDSVLEINLYIQSGSACGVVV; this is encoded by the exons ATGCGATCCTTGACCAACCCAGGGGGGCTGGCGCTGCTAGTGTTGTTAGCACTATCGTTTAGCG CCAACGTCGTCCAATCTTATAGAGCGAAAATGA CATCGAGAGTATGCTTCTCCAACATCGCCAACTTCACTGGAAATACTGCGATCGGGCTATGCTCGCACTCAGTGTTGCAAACGCTCAGGGTGGGCGCGAACGGCACGATCGCGTACGTTACGACTGCCACAACGCCTCAGTCAACCGTGCTCA GACTGCTTCCGACCTACTGCAACCGAAGGCTGGCGTATCCGTACCTCGAACCGTACCTGGCTATAGTCGGGTCCGGTACGGAAGGACCAGTTGCTACCATCCTAGCGAATCCGACGATTCGAGCGAACTACATCCGGGCGCTGATCACGTTCATGAAGTCCTACCCGCGCTGCGTCGGActatatatcgacttcagcAACCTCGCCACATCGCAGGCG GCCGGTTATGCCGCGTTCATGCAGGCCCTGTTCCAGGCGGCTGGTACAGCTTCGCTCAAGCTGGCCTCAGCGCTGCCCTGGGAGGCAGATCGGTACGCCGATGTCTACTACAGCGTCACTTTAAGAAGCTTATCGTTTAACGTGCTGCGCACGTACGATGAATTCTACTCATCGCTTACAACGGTCGTACGGCCGCTGAACCCGCTAGTTGCTATGGCCGCACCGTTTAACGCCACGACGAAAACTATC TCGTACAACCTGTACCGGTGGATAATCAAGGGACTGAACCCGAGCAACATCATACTCGGCATGTCGATGTATGCTCGCGCATATACTGTGACAAAAGTTAGCCAGTTCGGTGCTACGGGAACGGCTAGCGCTTCGGTGGTATCATACTGCGAT GCACTTCTTTTCTCGACCAAGTTTGGACTGCAAACGAGCAGCTCTGGAGAGAGTGTATCCTCTAGCAGCAGTATGGCTTACGTATTCACTTCATTTCAATCGGCTGAGCTCAAGCTGAACTTTGCAGTGTCTAATAATTTGGCTGGTGTTGCACTGTTCTCATTGAACACTGCCGGCACCAATGCAGAGCTGCTGCGTTACGTGACGAGTATTATTGCACCGACGCCACCAACAGGTTTCCAATATCCTGTGGCGTCGTATCCTACATGCGGCGTTTCGATTACATTCCCATCGTTGGTGGCTATAACTACACAACCAACAGCCTCCACAGCAGCGGGTGGCGGTACCACTCGAGCTGGAGGAGTTACCACGGTTGCGCCAGGAGGAGACACCACGGCTGCTGGAGGTGGAACTACAGCCGCTGGAGGAGGTTCAACAGCCGCTGGAGGAGGTTCAACAGCCGCTGGAGGTGGAACTACagccgctggaggaggatcAACAGCCGCTGGAGGAGGAACTACTGTCGCTGGAGGAGGTTCAACTGCCGCTGGAGGAGGTTCGACTGCATCAGGGGGTGGAACTACAGCCGCTGGAGGAG GTTCGACTgccgctggaggaggatcaacagccgctggaggaggaactacagccgctggaggaggatcaacagccgctggaggaggatcaacagccgctggaggaggatcaactgctgctggaggaggaACGACTATCGCAGGAGGAGGTTCAACTGCCGCTGGAGGTGGAACTACAGCCGCCGGTGGTGGTTCTACAGCCGCCGGAGGAGGAACTACagccgctggaggaggatcaacagccgctggaggaggttcgactgctgctggaggaggaACTACTATCGCTGGAGGAGGATCAACAGCCGCTGGAGGAGGCTCaactgctgctggaggaggaACTACTATCGCTGGAGGAGGATCAACAGCCGCTGGAGGAGGCTCaactgctgctggaggaggttcgactgctgctggaggaggaaccacagccgctggaggaggatcCACAGCTGCTGGAGGAGGAACTACTGTCGATGGAGGAGGTTCaactgctgctggaggaggctcgactgctgctggaggaggatcaacagccgctggaggaggctcgactgctgctggaggaggatcaacagccgctggaggaggctcaacagccgctggaggaggatcAACAGCCGCTGGTGGAGGTTCgactgctgctggaggaggaactacagccgctggaggaggctcaactgctgctggaggaggatcaacagccgctggaggaggatcaacagctgctggaggaggctcaacagccgctggaggaggatcAACAGCCGCTGGAGGAGGCTCAACTGCAGCTGGAGGAGGCTCAACAGCCGCTGGAGGAGGCTCGACTGCAGTTGGAGGAGGAACTACAGCCGCTGGAGGAGGTTCGACTgccgctggaggaggatcaacagccgctggaggaggatcaactgctgctggaggaggaactacagccgctggaggaggatcaacagccgctggaggaggctcgactgctgctggaggaggatcaacagccgctggaggaggatcAACAGCCGCTGGAGGAGGCTCAACtgcagcaggaggaggaactacagccgctggaggaggaactacagccgctggaggaggctcaactgctgctggaggag gctcaactgctgctggaggaggatcaacagccgctggaggaggaactacagccgctggaggaggatcaacagccgctggaggaggatcAACAGCCGCTGGAGGAGGCTCGACTGCATCAGGGGGTGGAACTACTgccgctggaggaggatcaacagccgctggaggaggctcaacagccgctggaggaggatcaacagccgctggaggaggatcAACAGTCGCAGGAGGAGGATCAACAGCCGCTGGAGGAGGCTCAACAGCCGCTGGAGGTGGAACTACagccgctggaggaggatcCACAGCCGCTGGAGGAGGCTCGACtgcagcaggaggaggaaCTACAGCAGCTGGGGGAGGCTCAACTGATGCTGGAGGAGGCTCgactgctgctggaggaggatCAACAGCCGCTGGAGGTGGCTCgactgctgctggaggaggatcaactgctgctggaggaggcTCGACTTCCGCTGGAGGAGGATCAACAGCCGCTGGAGGAGGAACTACTATCGCTGGAGGAGGATCAACAGCCGTTGGAGGAGGATCAACAGCCGCTGGAGGAGGCTCAACtgcagcaggaggaggaactacagccgctggaggaggctcaactgctgctggaggaggatcaactgctgctggaggaggatCAACAGCCGCTGGAGGAGGCTCGACTgccgctggaggaggatcAACAGCCGCTGGAGGAGGTTCGACTGCCGCTGGAGGAGGCTCAACtgcagcaggaggaggaactacagccgctggaggaggatcaacagccgctggaggaggaactacagccgctggaggaggctcaactgctgctggaggaggctcaactgctgctggaggaggatCAACAGCTGCTGGAGGAGGTTCTACAGCCGCTGGAGGAGGCTCaactgctgctggaggaggaACTACTgccgctggaggaggatcAACAGCCGCTGGAGGAGGTTCAACTgccgctggaggaggatcAACAGCTGCTGGAGGAGGATCAACAGCCGCTGGAGGAGGCTCGACTGCTGTTGGAGGAGGAACTACagccgctggaggaggatcAACAGCCGCCGGAGGAGGATCAACAGCCGCTGGTGGAGGATCAACAGCCGCTGGTGGAGGCACCACGTCTGCACCACAACCTGCTGTTGTCTGCGGCATTACTGTGCGGTCGCAGTACGGAGGTCTTgtcagcagtttttgtgattCTGTTTTAGAGATCAACCTGTACATTCAATCTGGAAGTGCGTGTGGGGTTGTAGTGTAA